The following are from one region of the Alkalimarinus sediminis genome:
- a CDS encoding glycosyltransferase: MDVSVIFATCNRDDILKNTLDSFTHLATRNFAWEVIVVDNAVRQQTKTLVNSYKDMLPITYLTEATPGKNNALIKALPSAQGDLLVFTDDDIIAHPDWLEELWSGAERYPAYDMFGGTIKPHYPDHPIDPRINLNHHFINDAYVVTDTKLKEGEIRAGKIWGPNMAIRRKIIDSGINFNPNIGPNGQDYVMGSETEFLLRAAKAGHSSVFLPKAVVKHQIRQNQLSLEWLAGRAFRHGKGNAAVTNTDQAKQKILFGAPRFLYKKLLAHKLLMISSRLKTQHTQYFSHFVRYHFIRGQIHQSRIIAQQS; encoded by the coding sequence ATGGATGTTTCAGTTATATTTGCCACATGTAATAGGGATGATATTCTCAAAAACACACTAGATAGTTTTACTCATCTAGCCACTCGAAATTTTGCTTGGGAAGTTATCGTAGTAGATAACGCTGTGAGACAGCAGACTAAAACTCTGGTTAACTCTTACAAAGACATGCTACCAATCACCTACCTCACAGAAGCTACCCCCGGCAAAAATAATGCTTTAATTAAAGCGCTACCTAGTGCACAAGGCGACCTATTAGTATTTACGGATGACGACATCATCGCACATCCAGACTGGCTTGAAGAGTTATGGAGTGGTGCAGAACGCTATCCAGCTTACGACATGTTTGGTGGTACCATAAAACCACACTATCCAGACCACCCAATAGACCCTCGTATAAACCTAAATCATCACTTTATTAATGATGCTTATGTGGTGACGGACACCAAACTGAAAGAAGGTGAAATAAGGGCTGGAAAGATATGGGGCCCGAACATGGCCATCAGACGAAAAATCATTGATTCTGGTATTAATTTTAACCCTAACATCGGACCAAATGGCCAAGACTATGTAATGGGAAGTGAAACCGAGTTTTTACTTAGAGCTGCCAAAGCAGGCCACTCAAGTGTGTTTCTACCTAAAGCCGTCGTTAAACATCAAATTCGACAAAATCAACTTTCATTAGAGTGGCTGGCTGGCCGAGCATTTAGACATGGTAAAGGCAATGCCGCTGTTACCAATACCGATCAAGCAAAGCAAAAGATATTATTTGGCGCACCACGCTTTTTATACAAAAAACTACTGGCCCACAAATTGTTGATGATTTCTTCGAGATTGAAAACTCAACACACGCAATACTTTAGTCATTTTGTTCGTTACCATTTCATTCGAGGGCAAATACATCAGTCACGAATAATAGCTCAACAGAGTTAG
- a CDS encoding acyltransferase: MLWIDGVRAVAIFMVVLLHSAAPLLYKYNEVPLEYWFTGNVYDSLVRSCVPLFFMVSGALLLKRDEPITDFIRKRFSKVIIPFVFWSLFFVFWASLYELRSGIFASSFYSLVFQPSYYHLWFLYTLVGLYLYMPILRKIVNNSNNSLLVYFIILWFVAVAVVPSGERVSGLDSFVDLSSISGYVGYLVLGLLLSKKTYNLKQATLAMAAFVIAVCVTIFGTYYLAAQNEGVFDGYFYENLSPNVIVASGSLFVLIKFSIESLFKGGETCISKSIRSVSACSFGIYFIHVVFLYLLKNGDLGLTLSAFVGDPVYSVPATAIVVFIASYSTVLLMKNIPFIKNIVP, from the coding sequence ATGTTATGGATTGATGGTGTAAGAGCAGTTGCGATATTTATGGTGGTGTTACTGCATAGTGCCGCACCTTTGCTTTATAAATACAATGAAGTGCCCCTAGAGTATTGGTTTACTGGTAATGTTTATGATTCGCTGGTTAGGAGTTGTGTTCCGTTATTCTTTATGGTCTCAGGTGCGTTACTACTGAAAAGGGATGAACCAATTACGGACTTTATTCGCAAACGTTTTAGTAAAGTTATCATCCCTTTTGTTTTTTGGTCACTATTTTTTGTTTTCTGGGCCTCGCTTTATGAGCTTCGCTCAGGGATATTTGCTTCTTCGTTTTATAGTTTAGTGTTTCAACCTAGCTATTATCACCTATGGTTTTTGTATACCTTAGTGGGCCTCTACCTCTACATGCCTATTCTTCGTAAAATTGTTAATAATTCTAACAATTCGTTATTAGTCTATTTTATTATTTTATGGTTTGTTGCAGTTGCAGTCGTTCCATCTGGTGAAAGAGTCAGTGGGCTAGATAGTTTTGTCGACCTAAGTTCTATCTCAGGTTATGTTGGCTATCTTGTATTAGGGCTTTTACTTAGTAAGAAGACCTATAATTTGAAGCAGGCAACCCTAGCAATGGCTGCCTTTGTAATAGCAGTTTGTGTGACTATATTTGGAACTTATTACTTAGCTGCTCAAAATGAAGGCGTTTTTGACGGCTATTTTTATGAAAATCTTTCACCAAATGTAATAGTGGCTTCAGGCTCTCTTTTTGTACTAATTAAATTCTCAATAGAAAGCCTTTTTAAGGGAGGCGAAACTTGTATTTCTAAATCAATTCGGTCGGTAAGTGCTTGTAGTTTTGGAATATATTTTATACACGTTGTTTTTCTTTATTTGCTTAAAAATGGCGATTTGGGTCTTACACTATCTGCTTTTGTGGGTGACCCTGTATATTCTGTTCCAGCCACTGCTATTGTTGTTTTTATAGCTTCATATAGCACTGTCTTACTGATGAAAAATATACCGTTCATTAAAAATATTGTACCTTAA
- a CDS encoding oligosaccharide flippase family protein, with protein MAQSLSNRFLKSSLLRTIETLLSIVVGFFMLPFMVSSLGEHLYGIWIIVSSITGVLYIFDLGFATAVTRFISKSLAVDDRKETSKIVSSAFFIYFILALIIMVVSLAASFFASHWDVDGSNANLIQILVIITGVNIALEFPFKAFSGIAAYHMRYDLLALSRIIFKLLSTAFIVWAVMTGYQLIAIAIIGLLASVLSNITFYSIAKYLEPDVKVKVRYINKSIIKSLSGYSAWAFFIDTSRLLKERGDLWIIGYLLSAAQLTVYYVALRLVEYATQILFSAVNMTTPLLTADFSKGDFKAFEQKLYLFTRLNSVLGLITIFGFILFANELFTFWMGDKFDADTAFLICCVVLAGKMVAFFAAPIGNGLMAINKPRTLSMVVAFEAVVSLVTAYFLILSYGLTGAAFGVVLPFLFTRTFLIFYLLQKDIKFSILSIYQKLVKSFVVLSLPFMAVFYIKYQLSSSLSLLYFFALILLYGLLTYLVLPLLFTLDEKRDLKKILPHKIYLLLFGVGERLRASITG; from the coding sequence ATGGCACAATCGTTATCAAACCGTTTTTTAAAAAGTTCTCTTTTAAGAACAATTGAAACCTTACTTTCAATTGTTGTCGGTTTCTTTATGCTCCCGTTTATGGTCTCCAGTCTTGGCGAGCATTTATATGGCATTTGGATTATTGTATCTAGTATAACGGGCGTGCTCTATATATTTGACCTTGGTTTCGCGACTGCAGTTACGCGCTTCATTTCAAAATCTCTTGCTGTTGATGACAGAAAAGAAACGAGCAAAATTGTCTCTTCTGCCTTTTTTATCTATTTTATATTAGCGCTAATCATCATGGTTGTTTCATTGGCGGCTAGTTTTTTTGCTTCCCATTGGGATGTTGATGGCAGTAATGCAAATTTAATACAAATATTGGTCATTATTACGGGTGTTAATATTGCGCTAGAATTTCCATTCAAAGCGTTTTCTGGTATCGCGGCTTATCACATGCGTTATGACTTATTAGCGCTGTCTCGTATCATTTTTAAATTACTTTCAACGGCTTTTATTGTCTGGGCCGTGATGACGGGCTATCAATTGATAGCCATTGCAATAATTGGGCTGTTAGCATCTGTATTGTCTAATATTACGTTTTACTCTATAGCCAAATATCTTGAGCCAGATGTTAAGGTAAAAGTTAGGTATATTAATAAGTCTATTATTAAGTCGTTGTCTGGGTATAGTGCTTGGGCATTTTTTATTGATACGTCTCGCCTGTTAAAAGAAAGAGGTGACTTGTGGATTATTGGTTATCTATTGAGTGCTGCTCAGCTAACGGTATATTATGTTGCTTTAAGGTTGGTTGAATACGCGACCCAAATCTTATTTAGCGCAGTTAATATGACTACGCCGCTCTTAACTGCAGACTTTTCAAAGGGCGATTTTAAAGCGTTTGAGCAAAAACTTTACCTGTTTACCCGACTTAATTCTGTACTAGGGTTGATCACCATATTTGGCTTTATTCTATTTGCCAATGAGCTATTTACTTTTTGGATGGGTGATAAATTTGATGCTGACACGGCTTTTCTTATTTGCTGTGTAGTGCTGGCAGGTAAAATGGTTGCGTTTTTCGCAGCTCCGATTGGCAATGGATTAATGGCAATAAACAAGCCTCGTACGTTATCAATGGTAGTTGCGTTCGAGGCTGTCGTATCGCTGGTGACCGCCTACTTTTTGATTCTTTCTTATGGCTTAACTGGCGCCGCATTCGGAGTAGTTTTACCGTTTTTGTTCACGCGTACCTTTTTAATTTTTTACCTTCTCCAAAAGGATATTAAATTCTCTATACTTTCAATCTATCAAAAACTAGTAAAGAGTTTTGTCGTATTGAGTTTACCTTTTATGGCTGTTTTTTATATCAAATATCAACTATCTAGCTCGTTAAGCTTGCTTTACTTTTTCGCATTGATATTACTTTATGGCTTGTTAACCTATTTGGTTTTACCACTGTTATTTACGCTAGATGAAAAAAGAGATCTTAAAAAAATACTTCCTCACAAAATATACTTGCTTCTTTTTGGTGTAGGCGAAAGGCTTAGAGCAAGCATAACTGGCTAG
- the asnB gene encoding asparagine synthase (glutamine-hydrolyzing) produces the protein MCGIAGIVSPRIGSLQGNLEKMRDAILERGPDGSGIKVYGTCGLVHTRLSIVDIAGGSQPMTTHDNRYTITFNGELYGYKDLKRSLDYPFKTDSDTEVVLALYVKHGASMLKFINGMFAFAIWDNKEKTLFCARDRFGEKPFYYAINQQREFSFSSSSRSLLESGIPTTNINSKAIGHFLQKLYVHPSESIYQDINTLQAGQYLIYTDSKLTVKSYWTMPSTDETVGLSEASEKLTYLLYESVKKQLVADVPLGAFLSGGLDSSTIVASAAKLCPQLTTLTYRMGGGLDEGDYARLVANQYQTNHIEMFDESYHLPDLMLKMAEVYDEPFADSSNIPTYLICKEARKHCKVVLTGDGADELFGGYTGRYRPLVYMNAVNNSSQVSKLAQFIAVKLINKIRPSQQLWQRSLGLQYSLTGKTVTDALDASYNFFSGSELSAFGFNKRTFEYPLALEGNVNDGLKIDASNYMPGDILVKTDKASMAHGLELRSPFLDKELAEFVISLPSNLKIDHERDKILLRNTYEHLWPKKVQGRSKQGFGSPVEKWLKSDEIKSMAHNYLANDKKIHSYVPSGLIDKYKNQSSYQTWALLNLSIWLEQASL, from the coding sequence ATGTGCGGTATTGCCGGAATTGTTTCTCCAAGAATTGGTAGCTTACAAGGTAATTTGGAGAAAATGAGGGATGCGATACTTGAGCGCGGTCCTGACGGATCTGGTATTAAAGTTTATGGCACCTGTGGCTTAGTGCATACCCGATTAAGCATTGTCGATATAGCCGGTGGTTCGCAGCCAATGACCACCCACGATAACCGGTACACCATCACATTTAATGGTGAACTTTATGGTTATAAAGACTTAAAGCGGTCGCTCGATTACCCATTTAAAACAGACTCTGATACCGAAGTAGTTTTAGCGTTATACGTAAAGCATGGTGCGTCTATGCTTAAGTTCATAAACGGTATGTTTGCTTTTGCTATTTGGGATAACAAAGAAAAGACGTTATTTTGTGCGCGAGATAGATTTGGAGAAAAACCTTTCTATTATGCTATCAATCAACAAAGGGAGTTTTCCTTCTCGTCTTCAAGTAGGTCATTATTAGAAAGTGGGATTCCTACCACAAACATTAATAGCAAAGCGATAGGCCATTTTCTTCAAAAGTTATATGTCCATCCCTCCGAGTCAATATACCAAGACATTAATACACTTCAGGCTGGTCAATATCTTATTTATACCGATTCAAAACTGACGGTAAAAAGTTACTGGACTATGCCTTCTACTGATGAAACGGTTGGCTTGTCAGAGGCGTCTGAAAAGCTGACCTATTTACTTTATGAATCAGTAAAAAAACAATTGGTTGCTGACGTACCATTGGGGGCATTTTTAAGTGGGGGCCTTGACTCTAGTACCATCGTGGCCTCTGCTGCAAAACTTTGCCCCCAACTTACTACACTAACATATCGTATGGGGGGCGGGTTAGACGAAGGAGATTATGCTCGCTTGGTCGCAAACCAATATCAAACAAATCATATAGAAATGTTTGATGAGTCTTACCACCTGCCAGATCTGATGTTAAAAATGGCTGAGGTTTACGATGAGCCTTTCGCTGATTCGTCAAATATACCTACATATTTGATCTGTAAAGAGGCTAGAAAGCATTGCAAGGTTGTCTTAACTGGTGATGGTGCAGACGAGCTATTTGGTGGTTATACCGGTCGTTATCGGCCATTAGTGTACATGAATGCAGTCAATAACTCTTCACAAGTAAGTAAGTTGGCTCAGTTTATAGCGGTTAAACTCATAAACAAAATTAGACCATCACAACAGCTGTGGCAGCGATCATTAGGCTTGCAATATAGTTTAACAGGTAAGACTGTAACTGATGCGCTAGATGCATCGTACAACTTTTTTTCTGGCTCTGAGTTATCGGCATTTGGTTTCAATAAGCGCACTTTTGAATATCCGTTGGCGTTAGAAGGTAATGTAAACGATGGACTTAAAATTGACGCGTCTAACTATATGCCTGGCGATATACTCGTAAAGACAGATAAGGCATCAATGGCCCACGGCCTAGAATTAAGAAGTCCATTTCTAGATAAAGAGCTTGCAGAGTTTGTAATCTCATTACCCAGTAACTTAAAGATAGATCATGAGAGAGATAAAATTTTACTCAGAAATACTTATGAACACCTTTGGCCGAAAAAGGTTCAGGGTAGAAGCAAGCAAGGTTTTGGCTCGCCTGTTGAAAAATGGTTAAAATCTGATGAAATAAAAAGTATGGCTCATAATTATCTAGCTAACGACAAGAAAATTCACTCATACGTACCTTCAGGGCTTATAGATAAATATAAAAACCAATCGAGCTATCAGACATGGGCTTTATTGAATTTATCCATTTGGCTTGAGCAGGCTAGCTTATGA
- a CDS encoding glycosyltransferase family 4 protein, whose amino-acid sequence MTLANNRSVKAVCIFCDCKNRGGVLSYSLHLSKGLKSLGYTVTFISYTPETPAMHEIVADMESNSSGVHLISRSLPLFEKIGAIRQYIQQTSPHFFIPNYKIDSYAACCGLKHSAVKIIGVCHSDNKDEYFTLSRYASVIDAFVCPAEKSFSTLNTKLNHRSKDIYHIPHCIETTDSNVKFEGGQLKLVYHGRITDVAKRVSLLLTLAMRLKVNQVPFKLTLIGDGDTKGYLAFLKKNDLLDYVEFKDAMSGPALFEELTHHHVELLVSEYEGFCLSLAESMGLGLPGVALECGGVINEYLIDGVTGYLIEGSDINRMAEQLSLIQSNPELWKTLSNQAAESIKEKYSKEKFINGYHNAFVAIPKGDFTKGWPLCRPSYINHIRFSFRDLVEYAGKKLGMWS is encoded by the coding sequence ATGACATTGGCAAATAATAGATCGGTAAAGGCTGTATGTATATTTTGCGATTGTAAGAATAGAGGGGGTGTTCTTTCATATTCTTTGCATTTGTCTAAGGGCTTAAAAAGCCTTGGTTATACTGTTACTTTTATTAGTTATACGCCAGAAACCCCAGCTATGCACGAAATAGTGGCTGATATGGAAAGCAACTCTAGCGGTGTTCATTTGATAAGTCGCTCACTGCCATTGTTTGAAAAAATAGGGGCAATAAGACAATATATACAACAAACATCACCGCACTTTTTTATTCCAAATTATAAAATTGATTCATATGCAGCTTGTTGTGGGCTTAAACACAGCGCTGTCAAAATAATAGGTGTTTGCCATAGCGACAATAAAGATGAGTACTTTACGCTTTCTCGATACGCTTCAGTTATTGATGCGTTCGTTTGTCCTGCTGAGAAATCTTTTAGTACATTAAACACTAAATTAAATCATCGATCTAAAGATATCTACCACATACCTCATTGCATAGAAACCACCGACTCTAATGTTAAATTTGAGGGTGGACAGTTAAAGCTTGTTTATCACGGTAGAATTACTGATGTGGCAAAGCGTGTATCGTTATTGTTAACGTTGGCTATGCGTTTAAAAGTTAACCAAGTTCCATTTAAACTTACACTCATTGGTGATGGCGACACAAAAGGGTATTTGGCTTTTCTAAAAAAGAACGACCTTTTAGATTATGTTGAATTTAAGGACGCTATGAGCGGACCTGCTTTATTTGAAGAGCTCACTCATCACCATGTTGAGCTATTAGTATCTGAGTATGAGGGGTTTTGCCTTAGCTTGGCTGAATCGATGGGTTTAGGGTTGCCAGGTGTTGCGCTAGAGTGCGGGGGGGTTATTAACGAATATTTAATTGATGGCGTTACGGGCTATTTAATTGAAGGTAGCGACATAAATAGAATGGCTGAGCAGTTGTCATTGATTCAATCTAACCCGGAATTATGGAAGACTCTTTCAAACCAAGCGGCTGAGAGTATTAAAGAAAAATATAGCAAAGAAAAGTTTATAAATGGTTACCATAATGCCTTCGTGGCTATCCCGAAGGGTGATTTCACTAAAGGCTGGCCGTTATGTAGGCCCAGTTATATTAATCATATTCGTTTTTCTTTTAGGGACTTAGTTGAATATGCAGGTAAGAAATTAGGCATGTGGAGCTAA